CATAACCATACCAAGACACAACCCCGTGAACGCATTCACCATGGGCGGTATTGTCCGGGATGCAGGACTTACTGAAGATCAGTTTTCGCGAGTTGCTGTAATAGCGGTTACCTGCTGACGCAAAGGCCGCCGGAGCCTGAGTGAGTGAGCCTGGCGAAGCATCCAAGGCGTCCCCACCGCGTGCTACAATCGCCCCGAACTGGCATGACCTCCGAGCTGTCGTCGTTCATGCAGGAGGCTCTGGGCGGGCGGCGCGAGCCGGCGCCGTCGTCGCGCACGCTCGGCCACCGGGGATTCTCGAGCTGCGCCCCGGGTACGCGCCCTCCCAGTTCGAGGCACGGGACGAGTTCCGGACGCCCCTCGGCTCAAAGCGATGAGCCCCG
The Candidatus Methylomirabilota bacterium DNA segment above includes these coding regions:
- a CDS encoding type II toxin-antitoxin system HicA family toxin, whose translation is MAKLPGINHQDAVRALQKAGFRIVRQGKHIVMTDGVRIITIPRHNPVNAFTMGGIVRDAGLTEDQFSRVAVIAVTC